A section of the Prochlorococcus marinus XMU1402 genome encodes:
- a CDS encoding STAS domain-containing protein, with product MIHLLEELKIEDFQKLTVSLRGNIDLRTNIIVFTFKGQLDAFSEKQFKNFVSNNLKNEYPFVIDLTKIDFLDSSGLGALVQTAKECKKLKLGFSIVGNSRVAQTIKLVRLGDFLNLKSCLEDALTYLKN from the coding sequence TTGATACATTTATTGGAGGAATTAAAAATAGAAGATTTTCAGAAGTTAACGGTTTCTCTTAGAGGAAACATTGATTTAAGAACAAATATTATTGTTTTTACTTTTAAAGGCCAACTTGATGCCTTCTCAGAAAAACAATTTAAAAATTTTGTTAGTAATAATTTAAAAAATGAGTATCCATTCGTTATTGATCTTACAAAAATTGATTTTCTAGATTCATCGGGACTTGGAGCTCTTGTTCAGACGGCTAAAGAATGTAAAAAGTTAAAATTAGGTTTTTCAATTGTTGGTAATTCTAGAGTTGCTCAAACAATTAAACTTGTTCGTTTGGGCGACTTTCTAAATTTAAAGTCGTGTCTTGAAGATGCCTTAACTTATTTAAAAAATTGA
- a CDS encoding PAM68 family protein yields MKRKQSKKKTQNKKKKVFSEKDAFANLEKTSNTLTTKKKISNGIPKYVADRMARRIFFTAGIPTILGMSVFVVSYIIVTRNIAEIPPSSTIAVSALFFLLGLAGLSFGILSASWDKEPGSFFGIENIPLNIERAKAAFKPATQNFEDNG; encoded by the coding sequence ATGAAAAGAAAGCAATCCAAAAAAAAGACACAAAATAAAAAGAAAAAAGTTTTTTCTGAGAAAGATGCGTTTGCTAATTTAGAAAAAACATCTAATACTTTAACTACCAAAAAGAAAATATCTAATGGGATACCTAAATATGTTGCTGATAGAATGGCGAGAAGAATTTTTTTTACAGCAGGCATACCAACAATATTAGGAATGTCGGTTTTTGTTGTTAGCTACATTATCGTTACAAGAAATATTGCTGAAATACCTCCTTCCTCAACAATTGCTGTTTCAGCTTTGTTTTTCTTATTAGGTCTCGCAGGATTAAGTTTTGGAATATTATCAGCTAGTTGGGATAAAGAGCCTGGATCTTTTTTCGGTATTGAAAATATTCCATTGAATATAGAACGAGCAAAAGCAGCCTTTAAACCTGCAACTCAAAATTTTGAAGATAATGGTTAA
- a CDS encoding DUF1816 domain-containing protein — protein MIRNFGNKLGLAWWAKIETENPNTTYWYGPFLTKKSLKDNMSSFMKDLTDEGSTEIKHSLVRCKKDEPLTF, from the coding sequence TTGATTAGAAATTTTGGAAACAAACTTGGATTAGCTTGGTGGGCTAAAATTGAGACAGAAAATCCTAATACCACCTACTGGTATGGTCCTTTTCTTACAAAAAAAAGCTTAAAAGATAATATGTCTTCATTTATGAAAGACCTTACTGATGAAGGCTCTACTGAAATTAAACATAGTCTAGTTCGTTGCAAAAAAGATGAACCATTAACCTTTTGA
- the ruvA gene encoding Holliday junction branch migration protein RuvA: MISWINGEFVELWQTNQKFFVLINCQGIGYEIQILETFFLKLKSNQITNKNITLWIKHIKKEDSDLLFGFTSKDQKNFFIEILSIRGVGSQIGMAILNKFSISEVFNAIKTQNKKLICSVPGIGQKMSDRLILELKSKFKSEIQFEEEKGKDEFEIMDPEINKMMEDLQLTLQSLNYKNKEIKTILPILIKEVDILDKKENSLSFENLLKLAMDYLDKDISNLSM; the protein is encoded by the coding sequence TTGATTAGCTGGATAAATGGAGAGTTTGTTGAATTATGGCAAACAAATCAAAAATTTTTTGTTTTAATAAATTGTCAAGGAATAGGATACGAAATACAAATATTAGAAACCTTTTTTCTCAAATTAAAATCAAATCAGATAACTAATAAAAATATTACTCTTTGGATAAAACATATTAAGAAAGAAGATTCAGATTTACTATTTGGTTTTACATCAAAGGATCAAAAGAATTTTTTTATTGAAATTTTAAGTATTCGAGGTGTTGGATCTCAAATTGGAATGGCGATATTAAATAAATTTTCCATTAGTGAAGTTTTCAATGCAATAAAAACTCAAAACAAAAAATTAATCTGTTCCGTGCCTGGTATAGGGCAAAAAATGAGTGATCGGCTAATTTTAGAATTAAAAAGTAAATTTAAAAGTGAAATACAATTTGAAGAAGAAAAAGGAAAAGATGAATTTGAGATTATGGATCCCGAAATTAATAAAATGATGGAGGACCTGCAGTTAACTCTTCAATCATTAAATTACAAAAATAAAGAAATAAAAACTATCTTACCCATTCTTATTAAAGAAGTCGATATCCTAGATAAAAAAGAAAATAGTTTATCATTTGAAAATTTATTGAAATTAGCTATGGATTATCTAGATAAAGATATTAGTAATTTATCTATGTGA
- the rlmB gene encoding 23S rRNA (guanosine(2251)-2'-O)-methyltransferase RlmB, whose protein sequence is MKYSSKNNFSGKNSKPNKKNSNSDFYSKNKNSSKRNNKFLKNSSEKSTNNINVSYKNKSNYSSLSNRKPIPKYISESPYKASDIFEGTANKRNFDDWIWGKHSVFEALTNERYINRIWCTSEIFSSEKFYILLKDFKSRGVLIEEVSWSRLSQLTCGASHQGIALQLACSKTISLENLIDFSKKETSNPIILAIDGITDPHNLGAIIRSAEAFNCNGIIIPQRRSAGLTGTVAKVAAGALEHLPVSRVVNLNRALEQLKQKGFLVVGLSGDAKLSLSKFNEKPPLVLIVGAEDKGISLLTQKKCDFLLSIPLKGKTSSLNASVAAAISIFHLTCK, encoded by the coding sequence ATGAAATACTCATCTAAAAATAATTTTTCTGGAAAAAATAGTAAACCAAACAAGAAAAATTCTAATTCTGATTTTTACTCTAAAAATAAAAATTCTTCAAAAAGAAATAACAAATTTTTGAAAAATTCTTCTGAAAAGAGCACTAATAATATAAATGTAAGTTATAAAAATAAAAGTAATTATTCATCTTTAAGCAATAGAAAGCCAATACCCAAATATATTTCTGAATCGCCTTATAAAGCTTCCGATATTTTTGAAGGGACAGCAAATAAAAGAAATTTTGATGATTGGATATGGGGAAAGCATTCTGTTTTTGAAGCCCTTACTAATGAAAGATATATTAATAGGATTTGGTGTACTTCAGAAATCTTTTCTTCAGAGAAGTTTTACATTTTACTCAAGGATTTTAAATCTAGAGGTGTCCTTATCGAAGAAGTTTCTTGGAGCAGACTTTCACAATTGACATGTGGTGCTTCACATCAAGGTATTGCATTGCAGTTGGCATGTTCTAAAACAATATCACTAGAAAATTTAATTGATTTTTCTAAAAAGGAAACTTCAAATCCTATTATTCTTGCCATAGATGGTATTACTGACCCACATAATCTTGGTGCAATTATTAGATCAGCAGAGGCCTTTAATTGCAATGGTATTATCATTCCTCAAAGAAGATCTGCAGGCTTAACTGGAACAGTTGCCAAAGTAGCAGCAGGAGCCTTGGAACACTTACCAGTAAGTAGAGTTGTTAATTTAAATAGGGCACTTGAACAGCTAAAGCAAAAAGGCTTTCTTGTTGTAGGATTATCTGGAGATGCTAAATTATCGCTTTCAAAGTTTAATGAAAAACCCCCTTTAGTATTAATAGTAGGAGCTGAAGATAAAGGAATTTCTTTACTTACTCAAAAAAAATGTGATTTTCTATTAAGCATTCCTCTTAAAGGTAAAACATCAAGTTTAAACGCCTCAGTCGCTGCTGCAATTTCAATATTTCACTTAACCTGTAAATAA
- the trpD gene encoding anthranilate phosphoribosyltransferase: MSSNLSNVEILNILLEGSNLDEKNSRSLMQRWLNDEISDVQTGAFLSALRAKGCTGVELSSMAEELLNVCELPVERPNLNMVDTCGTGGDGANTFNISTAVAFVSASCGVKIAKHGNKSASGKVGSADVLLNLGLNLNCSLEKVVSAVNEIGITFLFAPVWHKSLIKLAPLRKALGIRTVFNQLGPLVNPLRPNAQVLGVASEDLLMPMGSALLKMGMNRAIVVHGCGALDEASLQGENKLVFVENGELRCSKINISDFNYENISNDKLVVSNNNSNEDILKSVLNGTGEESHKEVVALNTALVLWVAGIEDDLHKGFNRALFAINQGDPWNNFLLLKHFLSSDELITN; this comes from the coding sequence ATGTCATCTAATCTATCAAACGTAGAAATTCTAAATATTTTGCTAGAAGGTTCTAATCTTGATGAAAAAAATTCTAGATCATTAATGCAAAGATGGCTTAATGATGAAATATCTGATGTTCAAACAGGAGCATTTCTGAGCGCTTTGAGAGCTAAAGGATGCACAGGTGTAGAATTGTCTTCTATGGCTGAGGAACTCTTAAATGTTTGTGAATTGCCTGTAGAAAGACCAAATTTAAACATGGTAGATACTTGTGGAACTGGTGGAGATGGTGCTAATACTTTTAATATTTCTACAGCAGTAGCCTTTGTATCTGCATCTTGTGGGGTAAAAATTGCCAAACACGGCAATAAAAGTGCTAGCGGAAAAGTTGGCTCTGCTGATGTTTTGTTGAATCTTGGTTTGAATTTAAACTGTTCATTAGAAAAAGTAGTTTCTGCAGTAAATGAAATTGGAATAACTTTTTTGTTTGCACCTGTTTGGCATAAATCTTTAATCAAACTTGCTCCATTAAGAAAGGCTCTTGGTATAAGGACTGTATTCAATCAACTTGGACCATTGGTAAATCCTTTAAGACCAAATGCGCAAGTATTGGGCGTTGCTTCAGAGGATCTTTTGATGCCCATGGGTAGTGCACTATTAAAAATGGGCATGAATAGAGCAATAGTAGTACATGGTTGTGGAGCCCTTGATGAGGCGTCTCTTCAGGGTGAAAATAAATTAGTATTTGTTGAGAATGGTGAATTACGATGCTCAAAAATAAATATTTCAGATTTTAACTATGAAAATATTTCAAACGATAAGCTTGTAGTTTCTAATAATAATTCTAACGAGGATATATTAAAGTCTGTTTTAAATGGTACTGGGGAAGAATCTCATAAAGAAGTTGTTGCTCTGAATACTGCATTAGTTCTCTGGGTAGCCGGAATTGAGGATGATCTTCATAAAGGCTTTAATAGAGCTTTATTTGCAATTAATCAAGGAGATCCCTGGAACAATTTTTTACTTTTAAAACATTTTTTATCATCTGATGAATTAATTACAAATTGA
- the carA gene encoding glutamine-hydrolyzing carbamoyl-phosphate synthase small subunit: MINPYKKNAKLVLSNGIVFPGFSFGASGTAFGEIVFNTGMTGYQEVITDPSYYGQILTFTYPEIGNTGINLEDSESSINVKGIIVRNYSSNNSNWRSLKDFNQWLVEKNIIGLYGIDTRALVKILRSNGSMNGILTSEDKTVENCLKKISEIPKMEGLNLSKEVTTKQQYLWQKPSETTFDIRKKYLEKTKKLKIVAIDFGIKKSILNRLVSHGCEILVLPYRSSLKDVLSNKPDGIFFSNGPGDPSSVNEGIDLARSLIEYGEIPMFGICLGHQIFGLALGGATYKLQFGHRGLNHPCGKNNKIEITSQNHGFAIDPNSLSKDIVKITHHNLNDNTVAGLEVNNKPIFSVQFHPEAGPGPHDSDYLFKKFVSLMLERC; encoded by the coding sequence ATGATTAATCCATATAAGAAAAATGCAAAATTAGTTTTAAGTAATGGTATTGTATTTCCGGGATTTTCTTTTGGAGCTTCTGGTACTGCTTTTGGTGAAATAGTTTTTAATACAGGAATGACCGGATATCAAGAGGTTATTACTGATCCAAGTTATTATGGACAAATTTTAACATTCACTTATCCAGAAATTGGAAATACTGGTATTAATCTTGAAGATTCAGAATCTAGTATTAACGTTAAAGGAATAATTGTTAGAAATTATTCGTCTAACAATAGCAATTGGAGATCTCTAAAGGATTTTAATCAATGGTTAGTTGAGAAAAACATAATAGGACTTTATGGAATTGATACGAGGGCCCTTGTAAAGATTTTAAGATCTAATGGTTCGATGAACGGAATTTTAACCTCTGAAGATAAAACTGTTGAAAATTGTTTAAAAAAGATATCTGAAATTCCAAAAATGGAAGGATTAAATTTATCAAAAGAAGTTACTACAAAGCAACAATATTTATGGCAAAAACCCTCAGAAACAACTTTTGATATTAGAAAAAAATATTTAGAAAAGACTAAAAAGTTAAAAATAGTAGCAATTGATTTTGGAATAAAAAAATCAATTTTGAATAGACTAGTTTCTCATGGTTGCGAAATTTTAGTTTTACCTTATCGATCCTCTTTAAAAGATGTTTTATCTAATAAACCTGATGGAATATTCTTCTCAAATGGTCCAGGTGACCCCTCCTCCGTTAATGAAGGAATAGATTTAGCAAGATCACTTATTGAATATGGTGAAATACCTATGTTCGGAATTTGCCTTGGTCATCAAATATTTGGATTAGCTTTAGGGGGGGCAACTTATAAACTTCAATTTGGACATCGTGGTTTAAATCATCCTTGTGGCAAGAATAATAAAATTGAGATAACTAGCCAGAATCATGGCTTCGCTATTGACCCAAATTCTCTCTCAAAGGATATAGTCAAAATTACTCATCATAATCTTAATGACAACACAGTTGCTGGTTTAGAAGTTAATAATAAGCCTATATTTAGTGTTCAATTTCATCCGGAAGCAGGACCTGGACCTCATGATTCAGATTATTTATTTAAAAAATTTGTTTCTCTAATGTTAGAAAGATGTTGA
- the gatA gene encoding Asp-tRNA(Asn)/Glu-tRNA(Gln) amidotransferase subunit GatA, translated as MNFNSLRKEINNKNASVKELINDFFLKIDSKDPKINSYICTTKDNAIIQAEYIDKLIQNGEILPPLAGIPIAIKDNICTKGVLTTCASKMLESFVAPYESTASSKLWSSGGICLGKTNLDEFAMGSSTETSFFGVTSNPWDINRVPGGSSGGSAASVAAGLSAAAIGSDTGGSIRQPASFCGVVGLKPTYGRVSRWGLVAFASSLDQIGPITNTVSDAAEILYSISGKDPLDSTCLDKPVPNYLNDLNKSIKNLKIGIIKECFEHPGLNLEVKDSVLSAVERFQTLGADIIEVECPRFNDGIATYYVIAPSEASANLARYDGVKYGYRSNECSNLLDMTSKSRAEGFGDEVQRRILIGTYALSAGYNDAYYKKAQQVRTLIRKDFDNAFKKVDILLTPTCPTTAFLKGDFANDPLSMYLSDLLTVPANLAGLPAISIPCGFDTKGLPIGLQLIGNVLEENRILNAANIFEIDAQVIKNRPVF; from the coding sequence ATGAATTTTAATTCTTTAAGAAAGGAAATTAATAATAAAAATGCTTCTGTTAAAGAATTAATTAATGATTTTTTTTTAAAAATCGATTCCAAAGACCCCAAAATTAATTCTTATATATGTACTACAAAAGATAATGCAATCATACAAGCTGAATATATAGATAAATTAATTCAAAATGGAGAAATACTTCCTCCTCTTGCAGGAATCCCGATAGCAATTAAGGATAATATTTGCACTAAGGGAGTCCTAACTACTTGTGCAAGTAAAATGCTCGAAAGCTTTGTTGCACCTTATGAATCTACAGCATCAAGTAAATTATGGTCTTCAGGAGGTATTTGTTTAGGTAAAACAAATTTGGACGAATTTGCAATGGGTAGTTCAACAGAGACTTCTTTCTTTGGAGTTACTTCGAATCCTTGGGATATTAATAGAGTTCCTGGTGGTAGTTCAGGAGGCAGTGCTGCTTCAGTTGCTGCTGGATTATCTGCCGCTGCTATAGGCTCTGATACTGGAGGTTCAATAAGACAACCAGCCTCTTTTTGTGGAGTTGTTGGGCTCAAGCCTACCTATGGCAGAGTAAGTAGATGGGGATTAGTAGCATTTGCTAGCTCTCTCGATCAAATTGGCCCAATTACAAATACTGTCTCTGATGCCGCTGAAATTCTTTATTCAATATCTGGTAAAGATCCCTTAGATTCAACATGTCTTGATAAACCGGTACCAAATTATCTGAATGATTTAAATAAATCTATAAAGAATTTAAAAATTGGGATCATTAAAGAATGCTTTGAACATCCCGGCTTAAATTTAGAAGTTAAAGATTCAGTTCTATCTGCTGTTGAAAGATTTCAAACTTTAGGAGCCGACATTATTGAAGTTGAATGTCCTAGATTTAACGATGGAATTGCCACATATTATGTAATTGCACCATCTGAAGCATCTGCAAATTTGGCTAGATACGATGGAGTTAAATATGGTTATAGATCGAATGAATGTTCTAATCTTCTCGATATGACTTCAAAAAGCAGAGCTGAAGGATTTGGTGATGAAGTGCAAAGAAGAATTTTAATAGGAACTTATGCTTTGTCTGCTGGATACAATGACGCTTATTACAAGAAAGCACAACAAGTTAGAACATTAATTAGAAAAGACTTTGATAATGCTTTCAAAAAAGTAGATATTTTATTAACTCCGACATGCCCAACTACCGCTTTTTTAAAGGGTGATTTTGCCAATGATCCTCTTTCTATGTATCTGTCTGATCTATTAACTGTTCCTGCTAATTTGGCAGGACTACCAGCTATAAGTATTCCTTGTGGTTTTGATACTAAAGGTTTACCAATAGGACTTCAATTAATTGGAAATGTGTTAGAGGAGAATCGGATATTGAATGCCGCAAATATTTTCGAAATTGATGCGCAGGTAATTAAGAACAGACCAGTATTCTAA
- a CDS encoding DNA polymerase III subunit alpha, translating to MGFVPLHNHSDYSLLDGASQISKIVERASELGMESIALTDHGVMYGVLDLVKRCKEKGIKPIIGNEMYVINGSIDDPQPKKEKRYHLVVLAKNYTGYKNLVKLTTISHLNGMRGRGIFSRPCIDKSLLSKYSDGLIVSTACLGGEIPQAILKGRLDVAENIALWYKNLFADDFYLEIQDHGSIEDRIVNVELIKIGKKHQIKVIATNDAHYLSNMDVEAHDALLCVLTGKLISDEKRLRYTGTEYIKSENEMLELFKDHIDDESINEAVNNTVEISQKVEVFDLFGNYRMPKFPLNEDTDSFSFLTQLSNQGLLKRLKKNDLTEVDENYRNRLTAELKIIKDMGFPDYFLVVWDYIKFARDNSIPVGPGRGSAAGSLVAYALQITNIDPVEHGLLFERFLNPARKSMPDIDTDFCIDRRNEVIDYVTNRYGEDKVAQIITFNKMTSKAVLKDVARVLDISYGEADKLAKLIPVVRGKPYKLNEMIDRNSPSQEFRDKYINDNRVKKWVDLALRIEGTNKTYGVHAAGVVIASDPLDELVPLQRNNEGQIITQYSMDDIESLGLLKMDFLGLKNLTMIEKTVSIINQSTGKKINIDELPQNDGKTFELIGRGDLEGIFQLESSGMKQVVKDFKPNSLEDISSILALYRPGPLDAGLIPKFINRKNGNEKVDFPHPLIESILTETYGIMVYQEQIMKIAQDLAGYSLGDADLLRRAMGKKKVSEMVKHRSIFVEGSMKKGVNEKLANDLFDQMVLFAEYCFNKSHSTAYGAVTYQTAFLKAHFPVAYMAALLSVNAGSSDKMQRYISNCYSMGIEVISPSINFSGVDFTIKNNQIIFGLSAIKNLGDSAIRNIIENRNSFGIFKSLSDLCDRLPSSVLNKRSLESLIHCGALDEFSNDNNRAQLLSDLEHVVEWASSRNRDRLSGQGNLFDSKEEFSNIAFSDSQLAKVDDYSLIEKLKLEKQLLGFYLSDHPLKHLTKPAKLISPISISQLEETKDRTKVSLVGMIPDLKQITTRKGDRMAIVQLEDLSGSCEAVVFPKTYVRLSEFLLTDTRLLLWATIDKKSDKTQLIIDDCREIDNLKLLIINLESSQASDVRVQNTLRDCLIKFKPDKGRCGIKIPVLAAVRSKNSVTYVKFGEQFCIGDIQGACKLLENKSFQVNLKSLVS from the coding sequence ATGGGTTTTGTTCCGCTTCATAATCATAGTGACTACAGCTTACTTGATGGAGCCAGTCAAATTTCAAAAATTGTAGAAAGAGCTTCTGAACTTGGAATGGAATCTATAGCTCTTACTGATCATGGAGTTATGTATGGTGTTCTCGATTTAGTCAAGAGGTGTAAAGAGAAAGGCATAAAACCAATAATTGGTAATGAAATGTATGTGATTAATGGTTCTATTGATGATCCTCAACCTAAAAAAGAAAAAAGATATCATTTGGTGGTGTTAGCAAAAAATTATACTGGTTATAAGAATTTAGTTAAGTTAACAACAATTAGTCATTTAAATGGGATGAGAGGTCGTGGCATTTTTTCTAGACCATGTATTGATAAATCTCTTTTAAGTAAATATAGTGATGGTCTTATTGTTTCTACAGCTTGTCTTGGTGGAGAGATACCTCAAGCTATCCTCAAAGGTAGATTAGACGTAGCAGAGAATATAGCTCTTTGGTATAAAAATTTATTTGCAGATGATTTTTATTTAGAAATACAAGATCACGGCTCTATTGAGGATAGAATTGTTAACGTTGAATTGATAAAAATTGGTAAGAAACACCAAATAAAAGTCATCGCTACTAACGACGCGCACTACTTGTCAAATATGGATGTTGAAGCACATGATGCGTTGCTTTGTGTATTAACCGGAAAACTAATAAGTGATGAAAAAAGATTGAGATATACAGGCACAGAATACATTAAAAGTGAAAATGAAATGCTTGAACTTTTTAAGGATCATATTGATGATGAATCAATTAATGAGGCAGTAAATAATACAGTAGAAATTTCCCAAAAAGTTGAAGTATTTGATTTGTTTGGTAATTACAGAATGCCAAAATTCCCTCTCAATGAAGATACAGATTCATTTTCTTTCCTAACACAATTATCTAACCAAGGTCTTTTAAAAAGACTTAAAAAAAATGATCTTACAGAAGTTGATGAGAACTATAGAAATAGACTAACTGCCGAATTAAAAATCATAAAAGATATGGGTTTCCCAGATTATTTTTTGGTAGTTTGGGACTACATCAAATTTGCTAGAGATAACTCTATCCCAGTAGGACCAGGTAGAGGTTCTGCGGCAGGATCATTAGTAGCTTATGCCCTTCAAATCACAAATATAGATCCAGTTGAGCACGGATTGTTGTTTGAGAGATTTTTAAATCCAGCGAGAAAGTCCATGCCAGATATTGATACCGACTTTTGTATTGATAGGAGAAACGAAGTTATTGATTATGTTACTAATCGTTATGGAGAGGATAAGGTTGCGCAAATAATTACTTTCAATAAAATGACCTCTAAGGCTGTTTTAAAAGATGTTGCAAGAGTTCTAGACATATCTTATGGTGAGGCTGATAAATTGGCTAAGTTAATACCAGTTGTAAGAGGGAAACCTTATAAACTAAATGAAATGATTGATAGGAATTCTCCTAGCCAAGAGTTTAGAGACAAATATATTAATGATAATAGAGTAAAAAAATGGGTTGATTTAGCTTTGAGAATTGAAGGAACTAATAAAACATATGGAGTCCATGCTGCTGGAGTTGTTATCGCATCAGATCCGCTTGACGAACTTGTACCTCTTCAAAGAAACAATGAAGGACAAATAATAACCCAATATTCTATGGATGATATCGAATCACTTGGATTATTGAAAATGGATTTCTTGGGGCTTAAGAATCTTACGATGATTGAAAAGACAGTTTCTATTATTAATCAATCTACTGGGAAGAAAATAAATATTGATGAGTTACCTCAAAATGATGGGAAAACCTTTGAGCTTATTGGGAGAGGAGATCTTGAAGGTATTTTTCAACTTGAATCTTCTGGTATGAAACAGGTTGTTAAGGATTTCAAACCTAACTCTCTTGAGGATATTTCGTCAATACTTGCTCTTTATAGACCTGGTCCTCTTGATGCAGGCCTTATTCCTAAATTTATAAATCGAAAAAATGGGAATGAAAAGGTCGATTTCCCTCATCCTCTTATTGAGTCAATTCTCACTGAAACCTATGGAATTATGGTTTACCAAGAACAAATTATGAAAATTGCACAAGACCTGGCAGGTTATTCTTTAGGTGATGCCGATTTACTTCGAAGGGCAATGGGGAAAAAGAAAGTATCTGAAATGGTTAAGCATAGAAGTATTTTTGTAGAAGGTTCTATGAAGAAAGGTGTAAATGAAAAATTAGCAAATGATCTTTTTGATCAAATGGTTTTATTCGCAGAATATTGTTTTAACAAAAGTCATTCAACGGCTTATGGGGCTGTAACTTATCAAACTGCATTTTTAAAAGCCCATTTTCCTGTTGCATATATGGCAGCCCTTTTAAGTGTAAATGCAGGCTCTAGCGACAAGATGCAAAGATATATTTCCAATTGTTATTCGATGGGAATAGAAGTTATTTCACCAAGCATTAATTTTTCAGGGGTTGATTTCACTATTAAAAATAATCAGATTATATTTGGGTTATCTGCAATTAAGAATTTAGGAGATTCCGCAATAAGAAATATAATTGAAAACCGAAATAGTTTTGGAATCTTTAAGTCATTATCGGATTTGTGCGATCGTTTACCTTCTAGTGTTCTTAACAAAAGAAGTCTTGAATCCTTAATTCATTGTGGAGCACTAGATGAGTTTTCAAATGATAATAATAGAGCTCAGTTATTGTCAGATCTCGAACACGTTGTTGAGTGGGCCTCTTCAAGAAATCGTGATAGATTATCCGGGCAAGGAAATTTATTTGACTCTAAAGAAGAATTTTCTAATATTGCTTTTTCAGATTCACAATTAGCTAAGGTTGATGATTATTCACTTATTGAAAAGTTAAAGTTAGAAAAGCAGCTCTTAGGCTTTTATTTATCTGATCATCCTCTAAAACATTTAACTAAGCCAGCTAAACTTATTTCTCCCATAAGCATTTCGCAGTTAGAAGAAACCAAAGATAGAACCAAAGTATCTTTAGTTGGCATGATTCCTGATTTGAAGCAAATCACAACTAGAAAAGGAGATAGGATGGCTATAGTCCAGCTAGAAGATCTTTCTGGAAGTTGCGAAGCAGTAGTTTTTCCAAAAACCTATGTAAGATTATCAGAATTTCTTTTGACTGATACTAGATTATTATTGTGGGCAACAATTGATAAAAAGAGTGATAAGACTCAATTAATAATTGATGATTGTAGAGAAATAGATAACCTCAAATTGCTTATTATTAATCTTGAAAGTTCTCAAGCATCAGATGTAAGAGTACAAAATACTTTGAGAGACTGTTTAATTAAATTTAAACCAGATAAAGGTAGATGTGGAATAAAGATTCCAGTTTTAGCTGCAGTAAGAAGTAAAAATAGCGTTACCTACGTTAAATTTGGGGAACAATTTTGTATTGGAGATATTCAGGGAGCATGCAAACTATTAGAAAATAAATCATTTCAAGTTAATTTGAAATCTTTAGTATCCTAG
- a CDS encoding ribonuclease III domain-containing protein, producing the protein MNYWIQNLVPYGNPEEIGVIQLAWLGDSVWELHQRLRYVHFPLKSKELHLSVVNEVKAKSQSNSLSQIEHLLNANEIDLIRRARNKTKRYPKSSDPTIYSRATGFETLIGWLFLKDPQRLSTLFKYLEIKIK; encoded by the coding sequence TTGAATTATTGGATTCAAAACTTGGTTCCATATGGTAATCCTGAAGAAATAGGTGTTATTCAACTTGCTTGGCTGGGTGATTCAGTATGGGAACTTCATCAAAGACTAAGATATGTTCATTTTCCTTTGAAATCAAAAGAACTCCATTTATCAGTTGTAAACGAAGTAAAAGCAAAATCTCAATCAAATTCTTTAAGTCAAATTGAACATTTATTGAATGCAAATGAAATCGATTTAATTAGACGTGCTAGAAATAAAACTAAGAGATACCCAAAATCGTCAGACCCGACCATATACTCAAGAGCAACTGGTTTTGAAACTCTTATTGGTTGGCTATTTCTAAAAGATCCTCAAAGATTATCAACCCTTTTTAAGTATCTTGAAATTAAAATTAAATGA
- the rpsO gene encoding 30S ribosomal protein S15 has product MSLDTAEKQELIETHQVHPTDTGSVEVQVAMLSKRISKLSDHLQGNIHDFASRQGLLKMIGKRKRLLTYIKDKNVQKYQDLVKKIGIRG; this is encoded by the coding sequence ATGTCATTAGATACAGCTGAAAAACAGGAGCTTATTGAAACTCATCAGGTTCATCCAACTGATACAGGATCAGTTGAAGTTCAAGTAGCAATGCTTTCTAAAAGAATATCGAAATTAAGTGACCACCTTCAAGGAAACATTCATGATTTTGCTTCTAGGCAAGGATTATTAAAAATGATTGGTAAAAGGAAAAGATTACTAACCTATATAAAAGACAAAAACGTTCAGAAATATCAAGATCTAGTAAAGAAAATTGGAATCAGAGGATGA